A genomic stretch from Falco cherrug isolate bFalChe1 chromosome 1, bFalChe1.pri, whole genome shotgun sequence includes:
- the LOC129736610 gene encoding NKAP-like protein, whose protein sequence is MLFPADANYRGCLADALPPPRPLISISFLSPWYMRGPRCHRHRSAPPEGPEGEERPVSVLSCLSYRKRPSLKDSIGGRGDEQTLFSALGERPPSPERAARRAARGGEPEDQAAIIARAFADASGRARQGLGKRWSLSAADGEKASVASAPVSRASSASWRGLEDGDEGDERCSVLSFALSSPGSLRSRRGGPEGRPESRLSLARSHLEEADEGSRGQHTLGRSFSVPPRPRSAASEDGGPRDAQPVGHRSYLDPDLEAAIQEVLSYRTPRAGGCSSPEADSGDDGRSVRSTRSTRSAAPLGAADHPLGSLRRSASALDFSRHTCRHRSSSGSSEEEEERKKKSTKKKSKKAKKKSKKKKKQQSSSDSDSSSDSSSGSTSSYRSTSSVKKGPRAAGGEEPVRPSRGKKEEKQRKKQVDSLMMKYLYRPESD, encoded by the coding sequence ATGCTATTTCCCGCTGACGCAAATTACCGAGGCTGCCTCGCCGAtgcactgccccccccccgcccgctcaTCTCCATCTCTTTCTTGTCTCCCTGGTACATGCGGGGGCCACGGTGCCACCGGCACAGGTCAGCCCCGCCGGAAGGTCCCGAGGGCGAGGAGCGCCCGGTGTCGGTGTTGAGCTGCCTCAGCTATAGGAAGCGGCCAAGCCTCAAGGACTCCATAGGCGGCCGCGGGGATGAGCAGACGCTCTTCAGTGCGCTTGGCGAGCGACCACCTTCCCCTGAGCGTGCTGCCCGCAGGGCAGCCCGGGGCGGTGAGCCCGAGGACCAGGCAGCCATCATCGCCCGTGCCTTCGCCGATGCCAGCGGCCGGGCTCGCCAAGGGCTGGGCAAGCGTTGGTCCCTCTCGGCTGCCGATGGTGAGAAAGCCTCCGTCGCCTCTGCCCCGGTGAGCAGGGCCTCCTCCGCCTCCTGGCGCGGGCTGGAGGACGGGGACGAGGGGGACGAGAGGTGCTCAGTGCTGAGCTTCGCCCTCTCCAGCCCCGGGAGCTTGCGGAGCCGGCGTGGGGGGCCTGAGGGTCGCCCCGAGTCGCGGCTCTCCCTGGCCCGCAGCCACCTGGAAGAGGCAGACGAGGGGTCCCGTGGGCAGCACACCCTGGGGCGCAGCTTCTCTgtgcccccccggccccgcagcgctGCCTCCGAGGACGGGGGTCCCAGGGACGCCCAGCCCGTGGGGCACCGCTCCTACCTCGACCCCGACTTGGAAGCTGCCATCCAAGAGGTGCTGAGCTACCGCACAccgcgggccgggggctgctccagccccgAGGCCGACTCGGGGGATGATGGCCGGAGTGTGCGGAGCACACGGAGCACACGGAGCGCGGCCCCCCTGGGCGCTGCTGACCACCCGCTCGGCAGCCTCCGCCGCTCTGCATCCGCCCTTGACTTCTCCCGGCACACCTGCCGGCACCGCAGCAGCTCAGGCTCctctgaggaagaggaggagcgGAAAAAGAAGAGCACCAAGAAGAAATCCAAGAAGGCCAAGAAGAAAtccaagaagaagaagaagcagcagtcaTCATCCGACTCAGATTCCTCCTCCGATTCCTCCTCCGGCTCCACCAGCTCCTACCGCAGCACCTCCAGTGTCAAGAAGGGcccgcgggcagcggggggcgAGGAGCCGGTACGTCCCAGCCGTGGCAAGAAAGAGGAGAAGCAACGGAAGAAGCAGGTCGACAGCCTGATGATGAAGTACCTGTACCGGCCCGAGAGCGATTGA
- the LOC129736611 gene encoding basic salivary proline-rich protein 2-like, with protein sequence MRRGPGQAGRALSSPTFGVCCNQGASLCPPPTFLATGEPGKDACPHPWGCYWLQIGAVSYSSLLSPWHGVMVPVGFPSPCGFSGSEALRQAETRSSCLSDPQVKDEDKSLAVKRPGKEDGASESVKDTASAPPNPEPPSPEPPKSPEPPPGRGKSPEPVLNGAAVNGLEGPAAEGQGDDGQGLSRRRVVRVVRKVVRKVLPGEDAGSAKEPGRDTKSPEPVPPPRKEETGRSAMPAPPAAPPPPTVPIAPAKPEPKDEISAGLKTLMAKGKTKEHRPRLRPGDRQEKSPEPARGDAKPSLSPGTKAKPEPLVQSSGGKAEPAKASALKPTALERHKVPVCARRGML encoded by the exons ATGAGGAGAGGTCCGGGCCAGGCGGGCAGAGCGCTTTCGTCTCCCACATTTGGGGTTTGCTGTAACCAGGGTGCATctctgtgtcccccccccaCTTTTTTGGCTACTGGGGAGCCTGGAAAGGATGCATGTCCTCATCCCTGGGGCTGCTACTGGCTGCAAATAGGGGCTGTTTCATATAGCAGCCTCCTGTCCCCCTGGCATGGAGTGATGGTCCCGGTGGGTTTTCCCAGCCCCTGTGGCTTTTCTGGCAGCGAGGCTCTGCGGCAGGCTGAAACGCGCTCCTCTTGTTTGTCTGACCCTCAGGTCAAGGACGAGGACAAGTCTTTAGCTGTGAAAAGACCTGGGAAGGAGGATGGGGCT TCAGAGAGCGTGAAGGATACAGCATCTGCACCCCCAAACCCTGAGCCCCCGAGTCCTGAGCCCCCGAAGAGCCCTGAGCCACCCCCAGGGCGAGGGAAGAGCCCGGAGCCGGTGCTGAACGGGGCAGCAGTGAACGGGCTGGAGGGTCCGGCCGCCGAGGGCCAGGGGGATGACGGCCAGGGGCTGTCCCGCCGCAGGGTGGTCCGGGTGGTGCGCAAGGTGGTGCGCAAAGTCCTGCCGGGGGAGGATGCTGGCAGTGCCAAGGAGCCAGGGCGAGACACCAAGTCTCCCGAGCCAGTGCCACCTCCCAGGAAGGAGGAGACGGGTCGTTCCGCCATGCCAGCTCCCCCTGCTGCGCCACCTCCCCCCACCGTGCCGATAGCCCCCGCCAAGCCAGAGCCCAAGGATGAGATCTCAGCTGGGCTCAAAACCCTCATGGCAAAGGGCAAAACCAAAGAGCACCGGCCACGGCTCCggccaggggacaggcaggagaaGTCCCCTGAGCCGGCCAGGGGGGATGCGAAGCCGTCCCTGTCCCCGGGCACCAAAGCCAAACCGGAGCCGCTGGTGCAGTCTTCAGGAGGGAAAGCGGAGCCGGCAAAGGCATCTGCTCTGAAACCCACTGCCCTGGAGAGGCACAAGGTACCAGTGTGTGCACGGCGGGGGATGCTCTAA